A window of Coturnix japonica isolate 7356 chromosome 2, Coturnix japonica 2.1, whole genome shotgun sequence contains these coding sequences:
- the DHX30 gene encoding ATP-dependent RNA helicase DHX30 isoform X6, with protein MRESTLPAVMEMFSLNSLKDSRDLLKEFPQPKNLLNSVIGRALGISHARDKLVYIHTNGPRKKKVTLHIKWPKNVEVEGYGTKKIDAERQAAAAACQLFKGWGLLGPRNELFDAAKYRLLADQLGCPDERWCSEGKWRSKSGPSLADLSTCWRRMEPDDPIQPMEQGRMPKAMRREELEEGELEEGELEEGELEEEAIDVSDYLPMAHQDARTLGRDPSRGGSSIEMTDDNTAIRALTQFPLPKNLLAQVIQIATSSSTVKEYMQFRTVGTKTKICKLTLRWPCPMTFAAKGRRKVEAENKAAALACQKLKSLGLVDKNNNPLSHAMYNMTSLRELGENQRKPCHIKVPEATLRKIENYLNHYPVDIRESRPRLADDMMNLSKESGAISDAITGKTYIPMLEAEEVRLSQNLLALWKRRGSSWQESHPLPVDPHKDTILSAIEQNPVVVIAGDTGCGKTTRIPQLLLEHYILEGRGARCNVVITQPRRISAISVAQRVAQELGPNMRKNVGYQVRLESKPPARGGALLFCTVGILLRKLQGNPSLEGVSHVVVDEVHERDVNTDFLLILLKGIQKLNPDLRLVLMSATGDNQRFSHYFGDCPVVKVPGFMYPVKEYYLEEILAKLGRHRHRHYEIKQSDDECVLDLDLITDLVLQIDAHGEPGGILCFLPGWQEIKGVQQRLLEMLGSQNSRYLVLPVHSNIPMMDQQNIFQRPPPGVRKIVLATNIAETSITINDIVHVVDSGTHKEERYDLKTKVSCLETVWVSKSNVVQRRGRAGRCQSGFAYHLFPRSRLDKMPTYQVPEILRTPLENLVVQAKIHMPEKTAVEFLSKALDSPDIKAVDEAVILLQEIGVLDQREALTTLGKRLAQISTDPRLAKAIVLASIYRCLHPLLVIVSCLTRDPFSSSLQNRAEVDKAKAVLSRESGSDHLAFVRAVAGWEEVLRRRDSRARDNYLQDYYLYGPSLRFINGLVKQFSENLYEAFLVSSPSDCTMPSSVCNQYSEEEELVKGVLMAGLYPNLIQVRQGKVTRQGKFKPNSYAYRTKAGTVLLHKSTINREASKLYSRWLTYFMAVKSNGGVFVRDSSQVHPLAVLLMTDTDIHVRDDGWRATVSLTDSDLLVLEGDSYTIRLLRDFRVSLSKMVETCLCYEMAAIPGDLHHQHSQLLDILVDLLKGPPGSFGA; from the exons ATGCGG GAGTCAACGCTTCCTGCTGTGATGGAGATGTTCTCATTGAATTCCCTTAAAG attCCAGAGACCTGTTAAAGGAATTCCCGCAGCCCAAGAACTTGCTCAACAGCGTGATTGGACGGGCCCTGGGCATTTCCCATGCGAGGGACAAGCTGGTGTACATCCATACTAATGGGCCCAGAAAAAAG aaagtcACTTTGCACATAAAGTGGCCTAAGAACGTGGAAGTAGAAGGCTATGGGACCAAGAAGATTGATGCTGAGagacaggcagcagctgctgcatgccAGCTCTTCAAG GGCTGGGGTTTGCTGGGGCCCAGGAATGAGCTGTTTGATGCTGCCAAGTACCGGCTGCTGGCTGACCAGCTCGGCTGCCCTGATGAGAGGTGGTGCTCGGAGGGCAAATGGCGCTCCAAGTCTGGCCCTTCCCTCGCCGACCTGTCGACCTGCTGGCGGCGGATGGAGCCCGACGACCCCATCCAGCCcatggagcagggcaggatgcCCAAAGCCATGAGGAGagaagagctggaggaaggGGAGCTAGAGGAAGGGGAACTGGAGGAGggagagctggaagaagaaGCAATCGATGTTTCCGATTATTTACCCATGGCACATCAGGATGCTCGAACTTTGGGCAGAGATCCAAG CCGAGGAGGGAGTTCCATTGAAATGACAGATGACAACACTGCCATCCGCGCTCTGACACAGTTCCCGCTTCCCAAGAATCTCCTGGCCCAAGTGATTCAGATTGCAACCTCTTCCTCCACAGTCAAG GAATACATGCAGTTCCGTACAGTTGGTACCAAGACCAAGATCTGCAAGCTGACGCTCCGCTGGCCCTGTCCAATGACTTTTGCAGCCAAGGGCCGTCGTAAGGTggaggcagaaaacaaagcagcagcactggccTGTCAGAAGCTGAAG AGCCTTGGCTTGGTGGACAAGAACAACAACCCGCTCAGCCATGCTATGTATAACATGACTTCCCTCCGAGAGCTTGGGGAGAACCAGAGGAAGCCGTGCCACATCAAAGTCCCTGAAGCGACCCTGCGCAAGATTGAGAACTATCTGAATCAT TATCCAGTGGACATCAGGGAGTCCAGGCCCCGGCTTGCTGATGACATGATGAACCTGAGCAAGGAGTCCGGCGCGATCAGCGACGCGATCACGGGGAAGACATACATCCCTAtgctggaagcagaggaggTGCGCCTCAGTCAGAACCTGCTGGCCCTCTGGAAAAGGAGAGGATCCTCATGGCAGGAGAGCCACCCGCTGCCGGTGGATCCTCACAAGGACACCATCCTGTCAGCCATTGAGCAGAACCCTGTGGTTGTGATAGCAGGAGATACGGGCTGTGGGAAAACCACAAGGatccctcagctcctgctggaaCATTACATCCTGGAGGGCCGCGGCGCCCGCTGCAACGTCGTCATCACCCAGCCCAGGAGGATCAGCGCCATCTCAGTGGCCCAGCGTGTGGCACAGGAGTTGGGTCCCAACATGAGGAAGAACGTGGGCTACCAGGTGCGGCTGGAGAGCAAACCCCCTGCCCGGGGAGGAGCCCTGCTCTTCTGCACCGTGGGCATCCTGCTGCGCAAGCTGCAGGGAAACCCCAGTCTGGAGGGTGTCAGCCACGTCGTGGTCGATGAGGTCCACGAGCGAGATGTCAACACGGATTTCCTGCTCATCCTGCTCAAAGGCATCCAGAAGCTCAACCCCGACCTGCGCCTGGTCTTGATGAGCGCCACAGGAGACAATCAGCGTTTCTCACATTACTTTGGGGATTGCCCTGTGGTCAAAGTGCCGGGCTTCATGTACCCAGTGAAGGAGTACTACCTGGAGGAGATCCTGGCCAAGCTGGGTAGGCACCGACACCGGCACTATGAAATAAAG CAATCAGATGATGAATGTGTCCTTGATCTTGATCTGATCACCGACCTTGTACTCCAGATTGACGCCCATGGAGAACCAG GTGGGATCCTCTGCTTCCTGCCTGGGTGGCAGGAAATCAAAGGTGTGCAGCAGCGCCTGCTGGAGATGCTGGGCTCTCAGAACAGCCGGTACCTCGTCCTACCAG TGCACTCCAACATCCCCATGATGGACCAACAGAACATCTTCCAGCGGCCTCCGCCTGGTGTCAGGAAGATTGTCCTGGCCACCAACATTGCTGAGACCTCCATCACCATCAATGACATCGTCCACGTGGTGGACAGTGGCACGCACAAGGAGGAGCGCTATGATCTAAAGACCAAG GTGTCTTGCCTGGAAACAGTGTGGGTGTCCAAATCAAACGTCGTGCAGCGGCGAGGGCGCGCTGGCCGCTGCCAGTCGGGGTTTGCCTATCACCTCTTCCCTCGCAGCCGCCTGGACAAGATGCCAACATACCAAGTTCCAGAGATCCTGCGCACCCCGCTGGAGAACCTGGTGGTTCAGGCCAAGATCCACATGCCAGAGAAAACA GCAGTTGAATTTCTCTCCAAGGCTCTGGACAGCCCTGACATCAAAGCTGTGGATGAAGCAGTGATTTTGCTGCAGGAAATTG GGGTGCTGGACCAGCGAGAAGCCCTCACCACTTTGGGGAAACGTCTCGCCCAGATCTCCACAGACCCTCGGCTGGCAAAGGCCATTGTCCTGGCATCCATCTACCGCTGCCTCCACCCTCTGCTCGTCATCGTTTCCTGCCTCACCCGGGACcccttcagcagcagcctgcagaaccGTGCGGAGGTGGACAAG GCCAAGGCTGTTCTGAGCCGGGAGAGCGGCAGCGATCACCTCGCCTTTGTCAGAGCTGTGGCAGGCTGGGAGGAGGTGCTGAGACGCAGGGACAGTCGTGCTAGGGATAACTACCTGCAGGACTACTACCTGTATGGCCCCAGCCTTCGCTTCATCAACG GCCTTGTCAAGCAGTTCTCAGAGAACCTCTATGAAGCCTTCCTGGTGTCCTCCCCATCTGACTGCACCATGCCTTCTTCTGTGTGTAACCAGTACAGTGAAGAGGAGGAACTGGTCAAGGGAGTCCTCATGGCTGGGCTCTACCCCAATCTCATCCAG GTGAGACAAGGCAAGGTGACCCGCCAAGGGAAGTTCAAGCCCAACAGCTACGCGTACCGGACAAAGGCCGGCACTGTTCTGCTTCACAAGTCAACCATCAACAG GGAGGCCTCCAAGCTGTACAGCCGCTGGCTGACGTATTTCATGGCGGTGAAGTCCAACGGAGGGGTGTTCGTGCGGGACTCCTCCCAGGTCCACCcgctggctgtgctgctcatgaCTGACACGGACATCCACGTCCGAG ACGACGGCTGGCGAGCGACCGTCTCACTGACGGACAGTGacctgctggtgctggagggCGACTCGTACACCATCCGCCTGCTGCGCGACTTCCGCGTCTCACTCTCCAAGATGGTGGAGACGTGTCTGTGCTACGAGATGGCGGCCATCCCCGGCGACCTgcaccaccagcacagccagctgctcGACATCCTGGTGGATCTGCTCAAAGGCCCTCCCGGCAGCTTCGGAGCCTGA
- the DHX30 gene encoding ATP-dependent RNA helicase DHX30 isoform X8 yields the protein MEMFSLNSLKDSRDLLKEFPQPKNLLNSVIGRALGISHARDKLVYIHTNGPRKKKVTLHIKWPKNVEVEGYGTKKIDAERQAAAAACQLFKGWGLLGPRNELFDAAKYRLLADQLGCPDERWCSEGKWRSKSGPSLADLSTCWRRMEPDDPIQPMEQGRMPKAMRREELEEGELEEGELEEGELEEEAIDVSDYLPMAHQDARTLGRDPSRGGSSIEMTDDNTAIRALTQFPLPKNLLAQVIQIATSSSTVKEYMQFRTVGTKTKICKLTLRWPCPMTFAAKGRRKVEAENKAAALACQKLKSLGLVDKNNNPLSHAMYNMTSLRELGENQRKPCHIKVPEATLRKIENYLNHYPVDIRESRPRLADDMMNLSKESGAISDAITGKTYIPMLEAEEVRLSQNLLALWKRRGSSWQESHPLPVDPHKDTILSAIEQNPVVVIAGDTGCGKTTRIPQLLLEHYILEGRGARCNVVITQPRRISAISVAQRVAQELGPNMRKNVGYQVRLESKPPARGGALLFCTVGILLRKLQGNPSLEGVSHVVVDEVHERDVNTDFLLILLKGIQKLNPDLRLVLMSATGDNQRFSHYFGDCPVVKVPGFMYPVKEYYLEEILAKLGRHRHRHYEIKQSDDECVLDLDLITDLVLQIDAHGEPGGILCFLPGWQEIKGVQQRLLEMLGSQNSRYLVLPVHSNIPMMDQQNIFQRPPPGVRKIVLATNIAETSITINDIVHVVDSGTHKEERYDLKTKVSCLETVWVSKSNVVQRRGRAGRCQSGFAYHLFPRSRLDKMPTYQVPEILRTPLENLVVQAKIHMPEKTAVEFLSKALDSPDIKAVDEAVILLQEIGVLDQREALTTLGKRLAQISTDPRLAKAIVLASIYRCLHPLLVIVSCLTRDPFSSSLQNRAEVDKAKAVLSRESGSDHLAFVRAVAGWEEVLRRRDSRARDNYLQDYYLYGPSLRFINGLVKQFSENLYEAFLVSSPSDCTMPSSVCNQYSEEEELVKGVLMAGLYPNLIQVRQGKVTRQGKFKPNSYAYRTKAGTVLLHKSTINREASKLYSRWLTYFMAVKSNGGVFVRDSSQVHPLAVLLMTDTDIHVRDDGWRATVSLTDSDLLVLEGDSYTIRLLRDFRVSLSKMVETCLCYEMAAIPGDLHHQHSQLLDILVDLLKGPPGSFGA from the exons ATGGAGATGTTCTCATTGAATTCCCTTAAAG attCCAGAGACCTGTTAAAGGAATTCCCGCAGCCCAAGAACTTGCTCAACAGCGTGATTGGACGGGCCCTGGGCATTTCCCATGCGAGGGACAAGCTGGTGTACATCCATACTAATGGGCCCAGAAAAAAG aaagtcACTTTGCACATAAAGTGGCCTAAGAACGTGGAAGTAGAAGGCTATGGGACCAAGAAGATTGATGCTGAGagacaggcagcagctgctgcatgccAGCTCTTCAAG GGCTGGGGTTTGCTGGGGCCCAGGAATGAGCTGTTTGATGCTGCCAAGTACCGGCTGCTGGCTGACCAGCTCGGCTGCCCTGATGAGAGGTGGTGCTCGGAGGGCAAATGGCGCTCCAAGTCTGGCCCTTCCCTCGCCGACCTGTCGACCTGCTGGCGGCGGATGGAGCCCGACGACCCCATCCAGCCcatggagcagggcaggatgcCCAAAGCCATGAGGAGagaagagctggaggaaggGGAGCTAGAGGAAGGGGAACTGGAGGAGggagagctggaagaagaaGCAATCGATGTTTCCGATTATTTACCCATGGCACATCAGGATGCTCGAACTTTGGGCAGAGATCCAAG CCGAGGAGGGAGTTCCATTGAAATGACAGATGACAACACTGCCATCCGCGCTCTGACACAGTTCCCGCTTCCCAAGAATCTCCTGGCCCAAGTGATTCAGATTGCAACCTCTTCCTCCACAGTCAAG GAATACATGCAGTTCCGTACAGTTGGTACCAAGACCAAGATCTGCAAGCTGACGCTCCGCTGGCCCTGTCCAATGACTTTTGCAGCCAAGGGCCGTCGTAAGGTggaggcagaaaacaaagcagcagcactggccTGTCAGAAGCTGAAG AGCCTTGGCTTGGTGGACAAGAACAACAACCCGCTCAGCCATGCTATGTATAACATGACTTCCCTCCGAGAGCTTGGGGAGAACCAGAGGAAGCCGTGCCACATCAAAGTCCCTGAAGCGACCCTGCGCAAGATTGAGAACTATCTGAATCAT TATCCAGTGGACATCAGGGAGTCCAGGCCCCGGCTTGCTGATGACATGATGAACCTGAGCAAGGAGTCCGGCGCGATCAGCGACGCGATCACGGGGAAGACATACATCCCTAtgctggaagcagaggaggTGCGCCTCAGTCAGAACCTGCTGGCCCTCTGGAAAAGGAGAGGATCCTCATGGCAGGAGAGCCACCCGCTGCCGGTGGATCCTCACAAGGACACCATCCTGTCAGCCATTGAGCAGAACCCTGTGGTTGTGATAGCAGGAGATACGGGCTGTGGGAAAACCACAAGGatccctcagctcctgctggaaCATTACATCCTGGAGGGCCGCGGCGCCCGCTGCAACGTCGTCATCACCCAGCCCAGGAGGATCAGCGCCATCTCAGTGGCCCAGCGTGTGGCACAGGAGTTGGGTCCCAACATGAGGAAGAACGTGGGCTACCAGGTGCGGCTGGAGAGCAAACCCCCTGCCCGGGGAGGAGCCCTGCTCTTCTGCACCGTGGGCATCCTGCTGCGCAAGCTGCAGGGAAACCCCAGTCTGGAGGGTGTCAGCCACGTCGTGGTCGATGAGGTCCACGAGCGAGATGTCAACACGGATTTCCTGCTCATCCTGCTCAAAGGCATCCAGAAGCTCAACCCCGACCTGCGCCTGGTCTTGATGAGCGCCACAGGAGACAATCAGCGTTTCTCACATTACTTTGGGGATTGCCCTGTGGTCAAAGTGCCGGGCTTCATGTACCCAGTGAAGGAGTACTACCTGGAGGAGATCCTGGCCAAGCTGGGTAGGCACCGACACCGGCACTATGAAATAAAG CAATCAGATGATGAATGTGTCCTTGATCTTGATCTGATCACCGACCTTGTACTCCAGATTGACGCCCATGGAGAACCAG GTGGGATCCTCTGCTTCCTGCCTGGGTGGCAGGAAATCAAAGGTGTGCAGCAGCGCCTGCTGGAGATGCTGGGCTCTCAGAACAGCCGGTACCTCGTCCTACCAG TGCACTCCAACATCCCCATGATGGACCAACAGAACATCTTCCAGCGGCCTCCGCCTGGTGTCAGGAAGATTGTCCTGGCCACCAACATTGCTGAGACCTCCATCACCATCAATGACATCGTCCACGTGGTGGACAGTGGCACGCACAAGGAGGAGCGCTATGATCTAAAGACCAAG GTGTCTTGCCTGGAAACAGTGTGGGTGTCCAAATCAAACGTCGTGCAGCGGCGAGGGCGCGCTGGCCGCTGCCAGTCGGGGTTTGCCTATCACCTCTTCCCTCGCAGCCGCCTGGACAAGATGCCAACATACCAAGTTCCAGAGATCCTGCGCACCCCGCTGGAGAACCTGGTGGTTCAGGCCAAGATCCACATGCCAGAGAAAACA GCAGTTGAATTTCTCTCCAAGGCTCTGGACAGCCCTGACATCAAAGCTGTGGATGAAGCAGTGATTTTGCTGCAGGAAATTG GGGTGCTGGACCAGCGAGAAGCCCTCACCACTTTGGGGAAACGTCTCGCCCAGATCTCCACAGACCCTCGGCTGGCAAAGGCCATTGTCCTGGCATCCATCTACCGCTGCCTCCACCCTCTGCTCGTCATCGTTTCCTGCCTCACCCGGGACcccttcagcagcagcctgcagaaccGTGCGGAGGTGGACAAG GCCAAGGCTGTTCTGAGCCGGGAGAGCGGCAGCGATCACCTCGCCTTTGTCAGAGCTGTGGCAGGCTGGGAGGAGGTGCTGAGACGCAGGGACAGTCGTGCTAGGGATAACTACCTGCAGGACTACTACCTGTATGGCCCCAGCCTTCGCTTCATCAACG GCCTTGTCAAGCAGTTCTCAGAGAACCTCTATGAAGCCTTCCTGGTGTCCTCCCCATCTGACTGCACCATGCCTTCTTCTGTGTGTAACCAGTACAGTGAAGAGGAGGAACTGGTCAAGGGAGTCCTCATGGCTGGGCTCTACCCCAATCTCATCCAG GTGAGACAAGGCAAGGTGACCCGCCAAGGGAAGTTCAAGCCCAACAGCTACGCGTACCGGACAAAGGCCGGCACTGTTCTGCTTCACAAGTCAACCATCAACAG GGAGGCCTCCAAGCTGTACAGCCGCTGGCTGACGTATTTCATGGCGGTGAAGTCCAACGGAGGGGTGTTCGTGCGGGACTCCTCCCAGGTCCACCcgctggctgtgctgctcatgaCTGACACGGACATCCACGTCCGAG ACGACGGCTGGCGAGCGACCGTCTCACTGACGGACAGTGacctgctggtgctggagggCGACTCGTACACCATCCGCCTGCTGCGCGACTTCCGCGTCTCACTCTCCAAGATGGTGGAGACGTGTCTGTGCTACGAGATGGCGGCCATCCCCGGCGACCTgcaccaccagcacagccagctgctcGACATCCTGGTGGATCTGCTCAAAGGCCCTCCCGGCAGCTTCGGAGCCTGA
- the DHX30 gene encoding ATP-dependent RNA helicase DHX30 isoform X3, translated as MRESTLPAVMEMFSLNSLKEFLGESFLKGEATGGRIIQAAAGDSRDLLKEFPQPKNLLNSVIGRALGISHARDKLVYIHTNGPRKKKVTLHIKWPKNVEVEGYGTKKIDAERQAAAAACQLFKGWGLLGPRNELFDAAKYRLLADQLGCPDERWCSEGKWRSKSGPSLADLSTCWRRMEPDDPIQPMEQGRMPKAMRREELEEGELEEGELEEGELEEEAIDVSDYLPMAHQDARTLGRDPSRGGSSIEMTDDNTAIRALTQFPLPKNLLAQVIQIATSSSTVKEYMQFRTVGTKTKICKLTLRWPCPMTFAAKGRRKVEAENKAAALACQKLKSLGLVDKNNNPLSHAMYNMTSLRELGENQRKPCHIKVPEATLRKIENYLNHYPVDIRESRPRLADDMMNLSKESGAISDAITGKTYIPMLEAEEVRLSQNLLALWKRRGSSWQESHPLPVDPHKDTILSAIEQNPVVVIAGDTGCGKTTRIPQLLLEHYILEGRGARCNVVITQPRRISAISVAQRVAQELGPNMRKNVGYQVRLESKPPARGGALLFCTVGILLRKLQGNPSLEGVSHVVVDEVHERDVNTDFLLILLKGIQKLNPDLRLVLMSATGDNQRFSHYFGDCPVVKVPGFMYPVKEYYLEEILAKLGRHRHRHYEIKQSDDECVLDLDLITDLVLQIDAHGEPGGILCFLPGWQEIKGVQQRLLEMLGSQNSRYLVLPVHSNIPMMDQQNIFQRPPPGVRKIVLATNIAETSITINDIVHVVDSGTHKEERYDLKTKVSCLETVWVSKSNVVQRRGRAGRCQSGFAYHLFPRSRLDKMPTYQVPEILRTPLENLVVQAKIHMPEKTAVEFLSKALDSPDIKAVDEAVILLQEIGVLDQREALTTLGKRLAQISTDPRLAKAIVLASIYRCLHPLLVIVSCLTRDPFSSSLQNRAEVDKAKAVLSRESGSDHLAFVRAVAGWEEVLRRRDSRARDNYLQDYYLYGPSLRFINGLVKQFSENLYEAFLVSSPSDCTMPSSVCNQYSEEEELVKGVLMAGLYPNLIQVRQGKVTRQGKFKPNSYAYRTKAGTVLLHKSTINREASKLYSRWLTYFMAVKSNGGVFVRDSSQVHPLAVLLMTDTDIHVRDDGWRATVSLTDSDLLVLEGDSYTIRLLRDFRVSLSKMVETCLCYEMAAIPGDLHHQHSQLLDILVDLLKGPPGSFGA; from the exons ATGCGG GAGTCAACGCTTCCTGCTGTGATGGAGATGTTCTCATTGAATTCCCTTAAAG AGTTCCTTGGGGAATCGTTCCTGAAAGGGGAAGCAACCGGAGGCCGAATaatccaggctgctgctggag attCCAGAGACCTGTTAAAGGAATTCCCGCAGCCCAAGAACTTGCTCAACAGCGTGATTGGACGGGCCCTGGGCATTTCCCATGCGAGGGACAAGCTGGTGTACATCCATACTAATGGGCCCAGAAAAAAG aaagtcACTTTGCACATAAAGTGGCCTAAGAACGTGGAAGTAGAAGGCTATGGGACCAAGAAGATTGATGCTGAGagacaggcagcagctgctgcatgccAGCTCTTCAAG GGCTGGGGTTTGCTGGGGCCCAGGAATGAGCTGTTTGATGCTGCCAAGTACCGGCTGCTGGCTGACCAGCTCGGCTGCCCTGATGAGAGGTGGTGCTCGGAGGGCAAATGGCGCTCCAAGTCTGGCCCTTCCCTCGCCGACCTGTCGACCTGCTGGCGGCGGATGGAGCCCGACGACCCCATCCAGCCcatggagcagggcaggatgcCCAAAGCCATGAGGAGagaagagctggaggaaggGGAGCTAGAGGAAGGGGAACTGGAGGAGggagagctggaagaagaaGCAATCGATGTTTCCGATTATTTACCCATGGCACATCAGGATGCTCGAACTTTGGGCAGAGATCCAAG CCGAGGAGGGAGTTCCATTGAAATGACAGATGACAACACTGCCATCCGCGCTCTGACACAGTTCCCGCTTCCCAAGAATCTCCTGGCCCAAGTGATTCAGATTGCAACCTCTTCCTCCACAGTCAAG GAATACATGCAGTTCCGTACAGTTGGTACCAAGACCAAGATCTGCAAGCTGACGCTCCGCTGGCCCTGTCCAATGACTTTTGCAGCCAAGGGCCGTCGTAAGGTggaggcagaaaacaaagcagcagcactggccTGTCAGAAGCTGAAG AGCCTTGGCTTGGTGGACAAGAACAACAACCCGCTCAGCCATGCTATGTATAACATGACTTCCCTCCGAGAGCTTGGGGAGAACCAGAGGAAGCCGTGCCACATCAAAGTCCCTGAAGCGACCCTGCGCAAGATTGAGAACTATCTGAATCAT TATCCAGTGGACATCAGGGAGTCCAGGCCCCGGCTTGCTGATGACATGATGAACCTGAGCAAGGAGTCCGGCGCGATCAGCGACGCGATCACGGGGAAGACATACATCCCTAtgctggaagcagaggaggTGCGCCTCAGTCAGAACCTGCTGGCCCTCTGGAAAAGGAGAGGATCCTCATGGCAGGAGAGCCACCCGCTGCCGGTGGATCCTCACAAGGACACCATCCTGTCAGCCATTGAGCAGAACCCTGTGGTTGTGATAGCAGGAGATACGGGCTGTGGGAAAACCACAAGGatccctcagctcctgctggaaCATTACATCCTGGAGGGCCGCGGCGCCCGCTGCAACGTCGTCATCACCCAGCCCAGGAGGATCAGCGCCATCTCAGTGGCCCAGCGTGTGGCACAGGAGTTGGGTCCCAACATGAGGAAGAACGTGGGCTACCAGGTGCGGCTGGAGAGCAAACCCCCTGCCCGGGGAGGAGCCCTGCTCTTCTGCACCGTGGGCATCCTGCTGCGCAAGCTGCAGGGAAACCCCAGTCTGGAGGGTGTCAGCCACGTCGTGGTCGATGAGGTCCACGAGCGAGATGTCAACACGGATTTCCTGCTCATCCTGCTCAAAGGCATCCAGAAGCTCAACCCCGACCTGCGCCTGGTCTTGATGAGCGCCACAGGAGACAATCAGCGTTTCTCACATTACTTTGGGGATTGCCCTGTGGTCAAAGTGCCGGGCTTCATGTACCCAGTGAAGGAGTACTACCTGGAGGAGATCCTGGCCAAGCTGGGTAGGCACCGACACCGGCACTATGAAATAAAG CAATCAGATGATGAATGTGTCCTTGATCTTGATCTGATCACCGACCTTGTACTCCAGATTGACGCCCATGGAGAACCAG GTGGGATCCTCTGCTTCCTGCCTGGGTGGCAGGAAATCAAAGGTGTGCAGCAGCGCCTGCTGGAGATGCTGGGCTCTCAGAACAGCCGGTACCTCGTCCTACCAG TGCACTCCAACATCCCCATGATGGACCAACAGAACATCTTCCAGCGGCCTCCGCCTGGTGTCAGGAAGATTGTCCTGGCCACCAACATTGCTGAGACCTCCATCACCATCAATGACATCGTCCACGTGGTGGACAGTGGCACGCACAAGGAGGAGCGCTATGATCTAAAGACCAAG GTGTCTTGCCTGGAAACAGTGTGGGTGTCCAAATCAAACGTCGTGCAGCGGCGAGGGCGCGCTGGCCGCTGCCAGTCGGGGTTTGCCTATCACCTCTTCCCTCGCAGCCGCCTGGACAAGATGCCAACATACCAAGTTCCAGAGATCCTGCGCACCCCGCTGGAGAACCTGGTGGTTCAGGCCAAGATCCACATGCCAGAGAAAACA GCAGTTGAATTTCTCTCCAAGGCTCTGGACAGCCCTGACATCAAAGCTGTGGATGAAGCAGTGATTTTGCTGCAGGAAATTG GGGTGCTGGACCAGCGAGAAGCCCTCACCACTTTGGGGAAACGTCTCGCCCAGATCTCCACAGACCCTCGGCTGGCAAAGGCCATTGTCCTGGCATCCATCTACCGCTGCCTCCACCCTCTGCTCGTCATCGTTTCCTGCCTCACCCGGGACcccttcagcagcagcctgcagaaccGTGCGGAGGTGGACAAG GCCAAGGCTGTTCTGAGCCGGGAGAGCGGCAGCGATCACCTCGCCTTTGTCAGAGCTGTGGCAGGCTGGGAGGAGGTGCTGAGACGCAGGGACAGTCGTGCTAGGGATAACTACCTGCAGGACTACTACCTGTATGGCCCCAGCCTTCGCTTCATCAACG GCCTTGTCAAGCAGTTCTCAGAGAACCTCTATGAAGCCTTCCTGGTGTCCTCCCCATCTGACTGCACCATGCCTTCTTCTGTGTGTAACCAGTACAGTGAAGAGGAGGAACTGGTCAAGGGAGTCCTCATGGCTGGGCTCTACCCCAATCTCATCCAG GTGAGACAAGGCAAGGTGACCCGCCAAGGGAAGTTCAAGCCCAACAGCTACGCGTACCGGACAAAGGCCGGCACTGTTCTGCTTCACAAGTCAACCATCAACAG GGAGGCCTCCAAGCTGTACAGCCGCTGGCTGACGTATTTCATGGCGGTGAAGTCCAACGGAGGGGTGTTCGTGCGGGACTCCTCCCAGGTCCACCcgctggctgtgctgctcatgaCTGACACGGACATCCACGTCCGAG ACGACGGCTGGCGAGCGACCGTCTCACTGACGGACAGTGacctgctggtgctggagggCGACTCGTACACCATCCGCCTGCTGCGCGACTTCCGCGTCTCACTCTCCAAGATGGTGGAGACGTGTCTGTGCTACGAGATGGCGGCCATCCCCGGCGACCTgcaccaccagcacagccagctgctcGACATCCTGGTGGATCTGCTCAAAGGCCCTCCCGGCAGCTTCGGAGCCTGA